A single window of Carassius auratus strain Wakin chromosome 9, ASM336829v1, whole genome shotgun sequence DNA harbors:
- the LOC113108930 gene encoding ubiquitin-conjugating enzyme E2 A-like, producing MSTPARRRLMRDFKRLQEDPPAGVSGAPSENNIMVWNAVIFGPEGTPFEDGTFKLTVEFTEEYPNKPPTVRFVSKMFHPNVYADGSICLDILQNRWSPTYDVSSILTSIQSLLDEPNPNSPANSQAAQLYQENKREYEKRVSAIVEQSWRDS from the exons ATGTCTACTCCAGCTAGAAGGCGACTAATGCGAGATTTTAAGCG ACTCCAGGAGGACCCTCCAGCCGGGGTCAGTGGAGCTCCTTCAGAGAACAACATCATGGTGTGGAACGCGGTTATATTCGG TCCAGAGGGAACGCCTTTTGAAGATG GTACCTTCAAACTCACAGTTGAGTTCACAGAGGAATATCCTAACAAGCCCCCAACTGTGCGATTTGTCTCGAAGATGTTTCATCCAAATG TGTATGCTGATGGCAGTATCTGCCTAGATATTCTTCAGAATCGGTGGAGTCCAACTTATGATGTTTCTTCTATTCTGACATCAATTCAA TCCCTTCTAGATGAGCCAAATCCCAACAGCCCCGCAAACAGCCAGGCAGCACAACTGTATCAAGAAAACAAACGGGAATATGAGAAACGGGTGTCAGCGATTGTAGAGCAGAGCTGGAGGGACAGTTGA
- the LOC113108929 gene encoding inhibitor of growth protein 1-like translates to MLNPSSNGESSRVVNYVEEYLELVETLPLDLQRCVSLMKEIDASYQEVLNELDEAYEKHKQESDPVQRRRLLHCIQRSLIRTEELGDEKIQIAGQMVEMVENRSRQLDWQSELFQACQDSPESTVSVGSIPSANASVTMTPVSASMLSVSKPSADRRRDETPASVDKSGGKRSRRQKNGSENRENSNYGMELNEEVGSGVSKEKKVKTSSTSSKKKKRSKSKQDREPSPTDLPIDPNEPTYCLCEQVSYGEMIGCDNDECTIEWFHFSCVGLHHKPKGKWYCPKCRGDNEKTMDKALERSKKERAYNR, encoded by the exons ATGTTGAACCCTTCTTCAAACGGAGAGTCTTCTCGTGTTGTGAACTATGTTGAGGAGTATCTGGAGCTGGTCGAGACTTTGCCGCTGGACCTACAAAGATGTGTGTCTCTCATGAAGGAAATTGACGCCAGTTACCAAG AGGTCCTCAATGAACTGGACGAGGCTTATGAAAAGCACAAACAAGAATCAGATCCCGTGCAGAGGCGGCGTCTGCTTCACTGCATCCAGCGCTCTTTGATCCGCACAGAAGAACTCGGGGATGAAAAGATCCAGATCGCAGGCCAAATGGTGGAAATGGTGGAGAATCGCAGTCGGCAGCTTGACTGGCAGAGTGAGCTCTTCCAGGCATGCCAGGACTCGCCGGAGAGCACCGTGTCAGTGGGCAGCATCCCCAGTGCCAATGCATCTGTAACTATGACACCGGTCTCCGCTTCGATGCTCTCGGTCAGTAAGCCGAGTGCAGATCGGAGACGAGATGAGACCCCGGCTTCAGTAGATAAATCTGGTGGAAAGCGTTCACGAAGGCAGAAAAATGGTTCAGAGAACCGGGAAAACTCCAATTATGGCATGGAGCTTAATGAGGAGGTTGGTTCAGGTGTGTCAAAAGAAAAGAAGGTTAAGACCTCATCCACGtcatcaaagaagaagaagaggtcGAAAAGCAAGCAGGACAGGGAGCCGTCGCCGACAGACCTGCCTATCGATCCCAATGAACCCACTTATTGTCTGTGCGAGCAAGTGTCTTATGGAGAGATGATAGGTTGTGATAATGATGAATGCACTATTGAGTGGTTTCACTTCTCCTGTGTTGGCCTGCACCATAAGCCCAAGGGAAAATGGTACTGTCCGAAGTGCAGAGGAGACAATGAGAAGACAATGGACAAAGCATTAGAGAGGTCTAAGAAAGAGCGAGCGTACAACAGGTAG